GATATCGTTTCGGAAACCTTTGTGCGAATCCTTACCAAAGCGCCCAAGATCAAGACACAGACCGCACTCGCCTACCTGCTGGCGGTGGCCCGCAATACCTATCTCACCGGGCAGCGTAAAAGACGGCGGGAGGTTCCACTCACCGACGAGATCCCCGCGCCGTTACAGGATCCCGCCGATCGATTGGACGATCAGGCGCGGTTGGCATCCGTCTTCAAAGCGCTCGGAAATCTTCCGGAAGGCGAAAGAGCGGCCCTGCTCCTTCGCGTCGATCATGAACTGCCGTATGAGGATATCGCCAGCGCCCTCGATATTTCCG
The sequence above is drawn from the Candidatus Eisenbacteria bacterium genome and encodes:
- a CDS encoding RNA polymerase sigma factor, producing the protein MDSFETIYRRHASAVFRFAWGLCGDRSGAEDIVSETFVRILTKAPKIKTQTALAYLLAVARNTYLTGQRKRRREVPLTDEIPAPLQDPADRLDDQARLASVFKALGNLPEGERAALLLRVDHELPYEDIASALDISVGAAKVRVHRARMRLADALAGKDEQKGGHRETRSHS